One stretch of Anolis carolinensis isolate JA03-04 chromosome 3, rAnoCar3.1.pri, whole genome shotgun sequence DNA includes these proteins:
- the arl14 gene encoding ADP-ribosylation factor-like protein 14 encodes MGLVHSKQFKGKQAQILMLGLDSAGKSTLLYKIKFNDVFLTSPTIGFNVEMIETTAGIALTVWDVGGQHKMRTVWEDYLENADCLVYVVDSANKQRLEESKKELATILKNDKIKNVPVVVLANKQDLRGALGAEEITKTLNMKKHCADRNWYVQPCCAITGEGLSEAFQKVTSFAKSCMKAKQEAFAIFRQD; translated from the coding sequence ATGGGCCTCGTACATTCTAAGCAGTTTAAAGGCAAACAAGCCCAAATTCTAATGCTAGGACTTGATTCGGCAGGGAAATCCACCCTCTTGTACAAGATCAAATTCAATGATGTCTTCTTAACCTCGCCAACCATCGGTTTCAATGTGGAGATGATTGAAACAACAGCAGGCATTGCCTTAACAGTCTGGGATGTTGGAGGCCAGCACAAAATGAGGACTGTTTGGGAGGACTATTTGGAAAACGCAGATTGTCTGGTCTATGTTGTGGACAGTGCCAACAAACAGCGCTTGGAAGAGTCGAAGAAAGAACTGGCGACTATTTTGAAGAACGATAAGATCAAGAATGTGCCTGTAGTTGTCCTAGCCAACAAGCAGGATCTTCGTGGTGCTCTGGGGGCTGAGGAAATAACCAAAACACTCAACATGAAGAAACATTGTGCTGACCGAAACTGGTACGTACAGCCCTGTTGTGCAATTACAGGAGAAGGCCTGTCCGAAGCATTCCAGAAAGTGACATCATTTGCAAAATCCTGCATGAAAGCTAAACAAGAAGCTTTCGCTATCTTCAGGCAAGATTAA